The genome window TCGCCGCGCTGGGGGCATCGTTGGTGTGAAGGGTAGTGAGAACCAGGTGCCCAGTGAGAGACGCCCTGAATGCCATCTCAGCGGTCTCCAGGTCGCGGGACTCACCCACAAGAATAACGTCCGGGTCCTGGCGCAGAATGTGTCTTAGGGCCCGGGCGAAAGTCAGGTCAATGCGGGGGTTCACCTGGGTCTGAGTGATGTTCGCGACCTCGTACTCGATGGGATCCTCGACGGTGGTGATATTCCGCGTCTCATCATTGATGGCATGGAGCGCGGCGTACAAGGTGGTGCTCTTCCCGCTACCCGTTGGGCCCGTGACCAGGATCATCCCCTGGGGCATGCGGATCAGTTTCTCGAATTCGCGCAGCACTTCGGGCGAGAACCCCAGTTGCGTCAGGGAGACCAGCACTCGGCTGCGGTCAAGCAGGCGCATGACGACCTTCTCCCCCCAGAAGGTGGGAAGGGTCGAGACACGCAGATCCACGATAGTGTCCTCGATGGACGTGGCGAAGCGCCCGTCCTGGGGCAGGCGCGTCTCGGAAATGTCGCAGTCGGCGAGAATCTTGATGCGCGAGACCACCGGTGCGTGCATATCCATGTCCAGCCGGGCCTGCTCCATCATGCGCCCGTCCACCCGAAACCGCACCTTGAATTCTTCAGCGCCGGGCTCGATGTGGATGTCGGAAGCCCGTTGGCGGATGGCCTCCGCCAGCAGTTTCTGCACAATCTGCACCGTCACGCCCTGGTCGACTACGTCCGCCAGGGAGCGGTCGGTCCCGGGGCCGAAGCTGTCCAGTTGCTCCGCCACGCGGGTGTCGAGCCGCTTCGCAGTGGCCGCTGTGTTCACCTGGGAGACTGCCGCTTGGGCGTAGTAGCGGTCGATGGCCGCCATCAGCTCCTGCGGGTCCACCTCGATGGCCTCCACGCGCCTGCCCGTGCGGGCCCGGATGGCATCCAGGGCGAAGACGTCAGTCTTGTCGGCCATGGCGACTACGAGCCTCTGCTCGCTGATCTCCAGGGGCAGCACCCTGTGCTCTTCAGCCAACACTTTCGGCACTTCCCGGAGCGCTTCCGGGTCCACGTTATAAGATTCCAGCGAGGACTTCGTGGGTCGCAAGGTGCGTGGCCCGCGCCCCGATGCTCCTGCGGCGGTCGAAGGTGCGGGGCTCGAGGGAGCAGGTCCTACCGGCTCATGCGGCGTCTCGGGCTCCGGGTCCTCGCCTACGGTCTCAGCCACGTCCGCCAGGTCGCTGGTGGTCACGTGGCCGCTCTGGATCAGGGCCGCGATGAGACTGATGCCTGACCGTTCGGCGGTCTCCTGGGCTGCAGCGATCTGCGCAGGTGAAACCTTGCCCTGGGCCACCAGGGCCTGAGCAATCTGCGACTCGCGATTGGATGCCATTGAGCGTTCTCCTCGGCGGTGCGATGGGTGTCCACTCGATGCTGTCTGACTGCACAAACAGTTCGACTGGTGCCCGGGTTTTCCTTCCGTCCAGCACGAGGCCAAGGAGATGGCGGGCATTTCGGGGAATGGAGAGAGAACTGACACTCTTCATAGGGGGAGGTCGCGCCGATGGGTGCCTTCGATGACATCCTTTCTATGCTTCAGAATGCTGGAGCCGAACACCGTGTCATGGAGCACGAGCCGGTGCGCACAAGTGAGCAGGCCGCGCAGGTGCGGGGCACGGAACTCGGACAGGGCGCGAAGGCACTGGTGCTCGAATGCGGCGATGCCCTGGTGATGGCGGTCATATCAGCGGCAAAGCAGGTGGACTTCAAAGCGCTGAAGCGTGAACTCGGTGAGAAACGAGTGCAGATGGCATCGCCCGAAAGGGTCTTTCAGGCCACCGGTTGCGAGCCCGGCGGTGTCCCGCCCTTTGGCCATCTCTTCGGGCTGCGGGTGATCCTGGACCCGGCCTTGCTCGAGTATGAATGGATCGACTTCAACGCCGGCGAGCGCACGCGCTCAGTGGAGATGCGATCCAGCGATTACCTGCGCCTGTCCGGGGCGGAGATAGTGACCTTCGCCAAGTAGCCGTCAGGACGTATCACGGCACGCGTATGCGGTATTGGAAGGCTTTTCCGTCGTGTCGCAGGACAAGTCTTCCGTTCCGGACCGCTGCATCACAGGGCGTTTCGGCACCCTCATCATTCAGGGCCCACACCGTGACACCCTGGGCCGGCAGGCCGAGCTCCGCGGCGTTCAGGCTGGCTTCGAAAGGCCTGCTGTCGGGCAGTGGCGTGAGCGCAAACCCGTCCGGCGTTTTTTCAAGACGGAACGCCCCATCCGTCACTGCGACGCCGAAGTCCACCTTTGTGCCCTCCGAGTTGAAGCGTGATGGCTCCCGCGGGCCTGCAGTCGGCGGCGGAATGAGGGAGACGCCGGCGACCTGGCCGTTCTCGCGCCGCACCACGAGCGTACCCATCAGGACGGCGTCGCTGCCCATCCCCGCCCCCACCGGCCCACGCAGTGCGAGCCGGCCTCTGCCATCATACAATCCGACTGCAAAGCGGTATTCGCCTTCCGCGTCCTGCGGGATCTCCTTGACCCTGGTGTAGCGTATCTCGCCCTGCCATCTGTCTGTTGTCGGGCTGGGTCGGTGGTCGTCCTGGAAGGCGATCTTGTCGCGGCGCTGCGAGGTGTCGGAGTAGAAATGGACGAAAACCATCATATCGCGCGGGGCCGCCTCTTCGGCGTCCCAGACCAGGTCATAGGAGACCTTGCGGTCGCCCAGGTACCGGAAGTTCTCAACATGCGGCTCGATGCGTGCCCGGCGATCGGGATCATCGGTCCGGGCATTGCAGTACCAGTATCCCGGCGCGGTGGTGCTCTCCTGCCAGATGTCCCCATCCCGGTGCATTTGGCAGGTGAGATCGCGGCCCAGCACCACATACCCGTACTGCGGTAATGTGCGGCCCTCCACAACCCAGTCGCGCTCGCCCCGGTTCACGTACACCTTTGTCCCGTTGTCCCACGTGACGATCATCCGGTGGATGTCGCCATCCACGAACTCCACGCGCTGGATCGCCCGCAAGGCCAGGTTCCGAGCCACGGGCTGGGCGAGCCAGTACTTGCGCACGGCATCCCGGCCCCAGCTGGGGCTGTCCACCATGAGCGCATGGCCGGTGAGAATCTCGGCGGAGATATAGTCATCCGAGTTGATCCCGTGGTTGATCCGGTCCAGTCCGCCCTGGTAACGGTCCGAGTAGCCGACTCCGTGCTGGATGAACCGCGCGTGGTTCACTGCGTCGAACCACGGGACCCGCTGCCAGTCGTCGCATGGCGCGTAGATCCGGAACCGATCGGGCTTAGCGGACAGTGCAAGGTGCTGCGCATCAGCCCCGTCCAGGTATCCCGTGAGCTGGTCGTGTCCTGCCTCGGAGGTGGTTGGCGCGTTGTTGCCCAGAAAGTCGCGGATGTATGCGAAGGCCTCGCCCCACATCTGCCGCGTTTCCGTGGACGGGTGGAAGTTCCCGGCGCGGTCGTAATAGTCGAAGCACCCCGCCGAGGTGAACACGTCGATGAAGTAATGGCTGGGCGACACGCCCTCCTTGATGAGCGACAAGTTCCGCGCGAGAAATGGCATGAAGCTGTCGGGGCGCCACCGGTATGACTGGGCCTCGCGGCCCTCATTCAGCCAAGCCTTGATCGGTTCACCGCTTCGTGTGAAGCAGATGTTGTCATAGGTGTAGCCCGTGGCGTCGGGATAGAAGTCGATGTAGTTGTCATGCAGGCCCCACGGGATGTCCGCCGAGTCGCAGACTTGCCCGATCTTGCGCATGTCCTCAATCGTGCCCAGCGCTGGATTCGGCGGCCAGATGTCAGGCAGGCGGTAGTCGTAACCCCAGCGCTGCCAGTTGTGCACGGTCAGGAAGCTGTCAGTGAGGCCGTAGCGAATCATCTCGCCCATTTGGTCGGCGATATCGGCGTATCGCCCGCCCCAGATGTCGAAGCAGAACCGTCCCGCGAGCCGTTGCACGCCTCCGGCCGGCGGTTTGTCGTAGATCGGGCGGTAGCGCACCGCACAGTCGAATGCCCCGCTCTCCCCGGCGACCAGTGTGAGCATCCCGTTCATGTGAGTATGCAAGGCGTAGCGCCTCGAGTCCGGGTTCACGTCGAAATAGTCCGGCGGTACGTCCACCGCCTGCAGCAGTGACAGGCCGCCCTCGAAGTCGCAGCCCACGTGGCTGGTGGAGAGATTGTGCCCGCCGAATCCCGCGCGGAAAGCCTTTGGATTGCGGATGGCGTACCCGTGCCCGTAGTAGATCACGGGGGCGATCCGATCGCAAGGACCCAGGGCGAAGTCGGTCACCCGCTCGGGGCAATCCCAGGCAATGCGCAGACCGTCCTCCTCCTTGTACACGGTGAGATTCAGGTCGATCCGTCGGCCCTCCCTGCGCAACTGGTGGGAGTGGACCGCCCGGCCGTTCTCCATTCGCGTGGAGTAGTCCAGGAACTCGATGGACGTCGGCCAGTGGACGGCGGGCTGCCCGAGGATCTCAAGGGTGAAGCCGTCGAAGCTCACGGACGACCGTCGGCCCACCAGTGTTAGCGTGCCGTCAACGATGCCGCGCTCCGAGGGCGTGAGGACCACCGCCACGGCATTGTCTCCCTCGCCCAGCAGGAACGTGAATCGGTCATCGGCCTTCAGCGTGCCCTCGACAATCCTCCGCCCGGTCTGTACCGCCTCCTCCGTCGCCTGCTGGAAGCTCACCTTACGCGGCGCAGGCGGGGCTCCCGCAACCACCATTGGCTGGGCCCAGTAAGATGAATCGCAGGATGTGTTCTGATTGGGTCCCGGGTGGCTTTCGAGTCGCAGGAGAATGGTCTTCCCGGCGAAGGCGCCCAGGTCGGCCTCGCCCGGCACCCAGACTTTCGCGTCGGTGAAGTTCTCGTAAATGACCCTGGAATCCGAGCCGCCGGGGTCTGTCCCTGCCCACACTCGGAAGAGAACGCCGTCACTCAGGGGTTCGGTAGGAGTGCTGTCGCGGATGGCATTGGCGAAGGTGACGCGGAGCGGGGCGGTGTTCGGGAGCGTTACCAGCCAGTCGCAGAATGCAGTGCCGGCCTTGGGACTCCACGGTGGATGGATATTGATGCAGGGCCGGGCATCGCCGCGACTGATGGTCTGGACACCGACCGATGTGCGGCTTGCGCTGTCACTGCCCAGCCAGCCCGCCGGTTTGTACTGCATCTCGCCGCCGAAGAACTGCCAGACGACGCGGTGAGTGCCCAGCGTCCACAGGGGCAGGGCACCCCGTGCAGGCACGATGTTAGGCTCCAGTGGCGTCGGCACGAGGCTGTTGCTGTCTGTCCGGGTGAACCTGGTGGTGACAATCCGCACCGCGTGGGCCTTGCGCCAAGCTCCAGCCTGCTGGAAATCGGCATACACGTGAACCGGGTAGAGCGCGGAGTAGCAGCCCTTCCCGAAAGCCACCTGGAAAGCCACTTGCGCCCTGCCCCCGGGTGCCACCGAGAACGGCTTGTGGCTCTCGCCGATCACCCGCGAGTCATCCACCATGTCGCGCACAGAGAGAGTGCCTTCGATGCGCTCTGCGCCTGTGTTCTCGAGGTCCACTTCAACCTGCGCGGGCGCGTCGTAATTGGTGATCTCGGGCAACTCCTGGATGAGCAGCTTCAGGTCACCCTCAGTCACCTCGTGACCGTTCCAGGCGAAGCAAAGGCCGGATGTCAAGCAGGTCAAGATGATGGCTGCGTGTCTCATGTCACTCCTCCAGGGGGCAGTGGCTCCGTATCGGGTTTCGGAGCGATTTCGTGTAGCTTAGTTACCTGTGACCCGAAAGTCGCATTGGACGGTGGGCTCCACAGCAAGCCTCGGCCGGCATGTAGCAGGCCGAACACTGCTCTGACGAGAAATGGCACTCGCCGAGGGCCCGCTGTGGGTTACTGTGGTCAAGTTCGCCCGCGAAGTCGATGCGTCCTGCACTCCGGGGCCCTGCAAACCGAAGTGCGTTCGCGGGGCAACCCCGGGGTAGAATGAAACGTGACGCGAGCATTAGCAATCAGGAGGACAGTGACATGGTGACCAACAGGCAGACATTCATGCTCATCGCCCTGATCACCTCAAGCTTCGCCCTGGCGCAGGACAGCTACGAACCGCCGGAGGGAGGCGGCGAATGGAGCTATCTCACGGTGCAGCTCAGAGGGACCGCGCTGGATACCGATGCCGTGGGCAAAGCCGTGATTGCCTGCAATATGACCGAGACTTTCCACCGACTGCAGCTCGCCGCCGAGAAATTGGAGCCCAATGGCGTTTATTCTGTCTGGGTGGTGAAGTACGATCTGGAAGGGAAGAAGGTGCTCCGGCAGTTGCGGATCGACCGACCCGACCGGCGCACCACCGCGGACCGGTTCGGCAAACTGGCATTCGCGTCCAATGTGAGTTCCTGCGTGCAAACGGCGTACTCTCATGTTGAGGTGCGGCTCCATCCGGACAAGAACCCGCGGAACATCGCGACTGCGAAGGCGGCGCTCATGGGGCCGATCTCACGGCTCGTCACTCCCGAGTGACGCGGTCTACAGTCGCTTGCGGAAGGCGGC of Armatimonadota bacterium contains these proteins:
- the tadA gene encoding Flp pilus assembly complex ATPase component TadA translates to MASNRESQIAQALVAQGKVSPAQIAAAQETAERSGISLIAALIQSGHVTTSDLADVAETVGEDPEPETPHEPVGPAPSSPAPSTAAGASGRGPRTLRPTKSSLESYNVDPEALREVPKVLAEEHRVLPLEISEQRLVVAMADKTDVFALDAIRARTGRRVEAIEVDPQELMAAIDRYYAQAAVSQVNTAATAKRLDTRVAEQLDSFGPGTDRSLADVVDQGVTVQIVQKLLAEAIRQRASDIHIEPGAEEFKVRFRVDGRMMEQARLDMDMHAPVVSRIKILADCDISETRLPQDGRFATSIEDTIVDLRVSTLPTFWGEKVVMRLLDRSRVLVSLTQLGFSPEVLREFEKLIRMPQGMILVTGPTGSGKSTTLYAALHAINDETRNITTVEDPIEYEVANITQTQVNPRIDLTFARALRHILRQDPDVILVGESRDLETAEMAFRASLTGHLVLTTLHTNDAPSAATRLIDIGIEPYIIASSLIGVLAQRLVRRICTHCRETCMPTDVELERLQLSPEQAKKIQFHKGRGCTRCRNTGYSGRVALYELMVMNNELREAITNGATGAQVRQIALRTGMKSLKYDGLIKINQGITSAQEVIRVSYDPSDQ